One Phocoena phocoena chromosome 5, mPhoPho1.1, whole genome shotgun sequence genomic region harbors:
- the C5H4orf33 gene encoding UPF0462 protein C4orf33 homolog, with protein sequence MDFKIEHTWDGFPVKHEPVFVRLNPGDRGVMMEVSAPFFNDPPAPLGEPGKPFNELWDYEVVEAFFLNDITEQYLEVELCPHGQHLVLLLSGKRNVWKQELDLSFKASRGETKWEGRAYLPWSYFPPNVTKFNSFAIHGSKDKRSYEALYPVLPHELRQGQKPDFHHLEYFKPFSFNTLLGEEWKQPESDLWLTEKPDV encoded by the exons atggattttaaaattgaACACACTTGGGATGGTTTTCCAGTGAAGCATGAGCCAGTGTTTGTCAGGCTGAATCCAGGTGATAGAGGAGTGATGATGGAAGTCAGCGCTCCATTTTTCAATGATCCTCCAGCCCCACtaggagaaccaggaaagccttTCAATGAACTGTGGGATTATGAAG TTGTGGAAGCATTTTTCTTGAATGACATAACTGAACAGTATTTAGAAGTTGAACTTTGTCC CCATGGACAGCATTTGGTGCTTTTACTCTctggaaaaagaaatgtatggaaa CAAGAACTTGATCTATCATTCAAAGCGTCCAGAGGAGAGACAAAATGGGAAGGTAGAGCTTATCTTCCTTGGAGTTATTTTCCACcaaatgtgacaaaattcaaTTCATTTGCAATTCATGGATCAAAAGATAAAAGAAGCTATGAAGCTCTTTACCCTGTACTTCCACATGAGCTGCGGCAAGGACAAAAACCTGATTT cCATCATCTGGAATACTTCAAGCCTTTCAGTTTTAACACACTGCTTGGAGAAGAGTGGAAACAACCAGAGTCAGACCTGTGGCTAACAGAGAAACCTGATGTGTAG